A genomic segment from Acipenser ruthenus chromosome 5, fAciRut3.2 maternal haplotype, whole genome shotgun sequence encodes:
- the LOC117402558 gene encoding SERTA domain-containing protein 4, producing MTLVLSMNTFCDHAASAGDCEIPEFPSHWESQRCSKSCISSPVPLECAAEQLAGESYYRRGPDPVATSRIAYFKRKYVEDEDSHPGLHNCCQRVTPAFEERAHVLRVSLDKLRFIEDPEAFLRRSVLVNNLLRRLRAEILLQSDWCFTPPSSASSPSASHCPWENPATRACFTSVLPVEGHYRKRFRVRRGEEECFERCCCFYGGCYIRLPYSVCDEAPSSSSSSSSSFSSSPLIPQLLPLEDGAKLHAFYPCFNLPGPRKLTGEKEEPKQDRTCTSGGEPEMTKIFDVQQEEAGICYGTTGQSS from the exons ATGACCCTGGTCCTGTCGATGAATACGTTCTGTGACCACGCTGCCTCGGCAGGAGACTGCGAAATCCCAGAGTTCCCGTCCCATTGGGAGTCACAGCGCTGCAGCAAGAGCTGCATCTCCTCACCCGTTCCACTAGAGTGTGCTGCAGAACAATTGGCAGGAG AATCGTATTACCGGAGAGGACCGGATCCTGTAGCCACGTCGAGGATCGCATACTTCAAACGGAAGTATGTAGAAGATGAGGACTCCCACCCAGGCCTGCATAACTGCTGCCAGAGA GTGACGCCAGCCTTCGAGGAGAGGGCCCACGTGCTACGGGTGTCTTTGGACAAGCTGCGTTTCATCGAGGACCCGGAGGCCTTCCTGCGGCGCTCTGTCCTCGTCAACAATCTACTGAGAAGGCTGCGGGCGGAGATCCTGCTGCAGAGTGACTGGTGCTTCACCCCTCCGTCCTCTGCCTCCTCCCCATCGGCCAGCCACTGCCCCTGGGAGAACCCAGCCACTCGGGCCTGCTTCACCAGCGTACTGCCCGTCGAGGGACACTACCGCAAACGATTCCGCGTCAGACGGGGAGAGGAGGAGTGCTTTGAGCGCTGCTGCTGTTTCTATGGGGGCTGCTACATACGCCTGCCCTACTCTGTCTGTGATGAAGCTCCTTCCtcttcatcctcatcatcatcatccttctCTTCCTCTCCACTCATCCCTCAGCTGCTCCCGCTGGAAGATGGGGCCAAACTGCATGCCTTTTACCCTTGTTTCAACCTGCCAGGACCTAGGAAACTAACAGGGGAAAAGGAAGAACCAAAGCAGGACAGGACATGCACTTCTGGAGGTGAGCCTGAGATGACAAAAATATTTGATGTGCAACAAGAGGAAGCTGGGATATGCTATGGAACTACAGGCCAGTCAAGTTGA